CAATATCTCGGTTTTCGATATAGTGGATGGCAAATTCAACCGGGACAACGCACGGTCGAAGGTATGCTCATCAAGACATTGAAATTTATACTTCCGGATGTAGAAGTAAAAATTTTAGCTTCAGGTAGAACGGACGCCAAAGTATCGGCTCTGGATGCTGTATTTGAATTATTCGTTGCCGACAACCCCTTAACGAAATTGGAACAACTTTTAAAAACATTCAATGACAACCTTCCACCGGATATTCGGATAATGGAAATAAACCTAAAGGATTCCGATTTCAATATCATTCAACATGCCAAAAGAAAAGAGTATCTGTACCTATTTTCCTTTGGGGAGAAAAACCATCCATTTTGTGCGCCGTTTATGGCAAACGTAATAGACGAATTAAATATTGATGTAATGATAGAAGCCGCCACCTTATACGAGGGCGAACATAATTTCTCCTCCTATACCGCAAATTTGAAGCCCAATACCCAAGTGGTCAGACACATCGATACTTGCCGAATTGAAGAGAATACCATCCTGACGGCTAATTTCTTTCCAAAAAAGAGCTATGTTCTTAGAATAGTGGGAGCGGGATTCATGCGCTATCAGATTAGAATGATTATGGGAGCGCTACTGGAATTGGGCAAAGGCCATCTTACTTTAGACCAAATCAAAGATTCTCTCAATCCAGAAAAAGGTATAGTGCTAAACTCGATTGCCCCTGGCTCCGGACTCATCTTAAACAGTGTGAAATACACAAAGGGATAGGTATGGGTTTTAGTATATTTAAACAAATTTTTTAACAATGGCCAGAAAACGGAAACTTGCAATTCCTAAAATAAAGAGAAAAACCTCCCGTGTACAAGGAAAAATGGGAAAAGCCCCAGGTACCGTTAGTTACCTGGGCACTAAAGAAAAAACACCTAGTATCATCTATGCTACGGAGTATGACAGTGAAGGTTTCGAACTCACGGAACTTACCGATATTGGAGA
This sequence is a window from Maribacter aestuarii. Protein-coding genes within it:
- the truA gene encoding tRNA pseudouridine(38-40) synthase TruA, whose product is MSKEYFNYIVRIQYLGFRYSGWQIQPGQRTVEGMLIKTLKFILPDVEVKILASGRTDAKVSALDAVFELFVADNPLTKLEQLLKTFNDNLPPDIRIMEINLKDSDFNIIQHAKRKEYLYLFSFGEKNHPFCAPFMANVIDELNIDVMIEAATLYEGEHNFSSYTANLKPNTQVVRHIDTCRIEENTILTANFFPKKSYVLRIVGAGFMRYQIRMIMGALLELGKGHLTLDQIKDSLNPEKGIVLNSIAPGSGLILNSVKYTKG